Genomic DNA from Corynebacterium kroppenstedtii:
GGACAGAAAATTCACCCCTACGGCCTCCGGCTGGGAATCACCTCTGAGTGGCGCTCACGCTGGTACGCCGACAAGCAGTACGCCGATTACCTCGCTGAAGACATCAAGATCCGCGACTTCCTCTCCAAGGGACTTGAGCGCGCCGGTATCGCCGATGTTGTCATCGAGCGCACCCGTGACCGCGTCCGTGTAGACATCCACACCGCGCGCCCCGGCATCGTGATCGGCCGCCGTGGAGCCGAAGCTGACCGCATCCGCGGGAAGCTGGAAAAGCTCACCGGCAAGCAGGTTCAGCTGAACATCCTTGAAGTCAAGAATGTGGACGCCTCCGCCCAGTTGGTTGCGCAGTCCATTGCTGAGCAGCTGTCCAACCGTGTCGCGTTCCGTCGCGCCATGCGTAAAGCCATCCAGGGCGCTATGCGCCAGCCACAGGTCAAGGGCATCAAGGTTGTGTGCTCCGGCCGCCTGGGTGGTGCCGAAATGGGTCGCACCGAGCGCTACCACGAGGGACGCGTTCCGCTGCACACCCTGCGCGCTGAAATCGACTACGGCACCTTCGAAGCCCACACCACCTTCGGACGCATCGGCGTCAAGGTGTGGATCTACAAGGGCGACGTTGTCGGTGGGCGCCGTGAAAGCTTGATCAACGCTCGCGACGGTCGTGGCAGCCGCCGTGGCCGCAACGACCGCCCGCACCGTGGTGGCGGACGTCGTCGCCGCGCCGCAGAGCAGAAGCAGGAGGGCTAAACATGCTTATCCCTAAGCGCGTTAAGTACCGCCGCCAGCACCGGCCCACTCGACGTGGTGTGTCGAAAGGCGGCAACCGCGTGACCTTCGGTGATTACGGTGTTCAGGCCCTCGAGCCCGCCTACATCACCAACCGCCAGATTGAGGCAGCCCGTATCGCTATTAACCGCCACGTCAAGCGTGGCGGCAAGGTATGGATCAACATTTTCCCGGATCGCCCCCTGACCCAGAAGCCACTCGGTGTGCGCATGGGTTCCGGTAAAGGCCCCGTCGAAAAGTGGATTGCCAACGTCAAGCCAGGCCGCATCTTGTTCGAAATGAGCTACCCCAGCGAAGAGGTCGCCCTGGAGGCACTCCGTCGCGCAGGTGCGAAGCTCCCGTGCAAGGTACGCATCGTCAAGAAGGAGGACCAGTTCTAATGGCTACCGGAACACCGGCCCATGAGCTCCGTGAGCTCTCTGCTGAAGAACTCACCACGCGCCTCCACGAGGCGAAGGAAGAACTGTTCAACCTTCGCTTCCAGAACGCAACTGGCCAGCTGACCAACAACCGCCGCCTCGGAACGGTGAAGCGCGACATCGCTCGCATCCACACCGTCATCCGCGAACGCGAACTGGGCCTGTCCAGCGCTCCGGGAGATGAGGCGTAATGAGTGAGGCAACCGTGAACGACAAGAAGAAAAAGGGCATCCAGAAGGTCCGCATCGGCTACGTCGTCTCTGACAAAATGCAGAAGACCATCGTGGTTGAGCTCGAAGACCGCAACCAGCACGCCCTTTACGGCAAGACCATCCGCACCACCTCCAAGGTGAAGGTGCACGACGAAAACGAGACCGCTGGCGTGGGCGACCGCGTCCGCATCGAGGAGTGCCGCCCGCTGTCGGCGAACAAGCACTTCCGTCTCGTCGAAATCCTGGAGAAGGCCAAGTAGTCTTCCCGTAAGGGCAGATCGCCCTTGGTACCACCGCGTCTGTGTTATGCAGGCGCGGTTTTCGTATTTCTACCCCCGGCGTTTCCCATGGCCGCCCTGCTTGCGGCCTTAATTCCCTCGGCGACCCGGTTGCGATTCCGGCCTAGCAGGGTTTTACGACAAAAAGTGTGTCCACCGGCTCCTTCTTCCGTGTGTCGGTGCTTCGCACCCCAGGAATTGGGTCCTTCCTGGGGTTATACGACCGAAGGCGGTGCGGACAGAATCCTGGAGGATTTGATCCCACGACTAACCGTAAATACACCTTCGGAAGAGAAAAAAGCGGCCTAGCATGGGCATATAGACAGACCGTTACTTCAACCACGCTGTCACGTCAACAAGGAGAAGCAGTCAACAACTCATGCACTTCAGCATCGCAACCGTTAGCCTTCCCGGAACCCTCGACGCCAAACTTCGCGCCGCTGCTAAAGCCGGTTTTGATGGGGTCGAACTCTTCGTCCCGGACATTGAAGAAAGCCCAATGACCTTGAACGACATCACGTCGTTAATGGACGAGTTGGGCCTCACATGTGACCTCTACCAGCCGGTCAAGAACCTCTTGAGCGTCAAGGACAAGGAGTTCCAGCACGGGCTCCGACGCTGCGAGACAGCGCTCGCCCACGCTAAGCAGCTTGGCACCACGACGATCCTGGTCTGTTCCAACACCGACTCGGCTTCGGTCGATAGTGACGAGGTCCGCGTAGATCAGCTCCGCCAGATCGGTAAACTGGCGGCAAAGCAGAGCATGCGCGTCGCGTTC
This window encodes:
- the rpsC gene encoding 30S ribosomal protein S3 gives rise to the protein MGQKIHPYGLRLGITSEWRSRWYADKQYADYLAEDIKIRDFLSKGLERAGIADVVIERTRDRVRVDIHTARPGIVIGRRGAEADRIRGKLEKLTGKQVQLNILEVKNVDASAQLVAQSIAEQLSNRVAFRRAMRKAIQGAMRQPQVKGIKVVCSGRLGGAEMGRTERYHEGRVPLHTLRAEIDYGTFEAHTTFGRIGVKVWIYKGDVVGGRRESLINARDGRGSRRGRNDRPHRGGGRRRRAAEQKQEG
- the rplP gene encoding 50S ribosomal protein L16: MLIPKRVKYRRQHRPTRRGVSKGGNRVTFGDYGVQALEPAYITNRQIEAARIAINRHVKRGGKVWINIFPDRPLTQKPLGVRMGSGKGPVEKWIANVKPGRILFEMSYPSEEVALEALRRAGAKLPCKVRIVKKEDQF
- the rpmC gene encoding 50S ribosomal protein L29, encoding MATGTPAHELRELSAEELTTRLHEAKEELFNLRFQNATGQLTNNRRLGTVKRDIARIHTVIRERELGLSSAPGDEA
- the rpsQ gene encoding 30S ribosomal protein S17 — translated: MSEATVNDKKKKGIQKVRIGYVVSDKMQKTIVVELEDRNQHALYGKTIRTTSKVKVHDENETAGVGDRVRIEECRPLSANKHFRLVEILEKAK